The proteins below come from a single Azospirillum thiophilum genomic window:
- a CDS encoding aspartate aminotransferase family protein yields MTAPGSTVGNSAASRDKAFVLHPYTNLHAHETQGPLIIERGEGVHVFDDGGKDYIEGMASLWCVSLGWGEERLVQAAAKQMRQLSSYHIFGHKSHEPGIDLAERLIGLAPVPMSKVFFANSGSEANDTAIKLIWYYSNALGRPEKKKILSRQRAYHGVTVATASLTGLPNNHRDFDLPIARIIHGDCPHHYRNAHEGESEEAFATRLAEQLEALILAEGPDTIAAMFAEPVMGAGGVVVPPATYFAKIQPVLKKYDILLVADEVICGFGRTGNFWGSQTMGMQPDILTCAKQLSSGYLPISAVMVSDAVYRACVEESRKIGTFGHGYTYSAHPVAAAVALETLKIYEERDIVGHVRSIAPAFQSRLKALAEHPLVGEARGIGLIGAVELVADKATKTPFDPVGRAGAVVNGLTQDNGLIVRAMGDSIALCPPLVITEAEVHETFDRLTKALDAAVPVLRG; encoded by the coding sequence ATGACCGCTCCGGGCAGCACCGTCGGCAACTCCGCCGCCAGCCGCGACAAGGCCTTCGTCCTCCATCCCTACACCAACCTGCATGCCCACGAGACGCAGGGGCCGCTGATCATCGAGCGCGGCGAGGGCGTGCACGTCTTCGACGATGGCGGCAAGGACTACATCGAGGGCATGGCGAGCCTGTGGTGCGTCTCGCTCGGCTGGGGTGAGGAGCGGCTGGTGCAGGCGGCGGCCAAGCAGATGCGGCAGCTGTCCAGCTACCACATCTTCGGCCACAAGTCGCACGAGCCGGGAATCGATCTGGCGGAAAGGCTGATTGGGCTGGCGCCGGTGCCGATGTCCAAGGTGTTCTTCGCCAATTCCGGGTCGGAAGCCAACGACACCGCGATCAAGCTGATCTGGTACTACAGCAACGCGCTTGGCCGGCCGGAGAAGAAGAAGATCCTCTCGCGCCAACGCGCCTATCACGGCGTGACGGTGGCGACCGCCAGCCTGACCGGCCTGCCCAACAACCACCGCGACTTCGACCTGCCGATCGCCCGGATCATCCATGGCGACTGCCCGCACCATTACCGCAACGCCCATGAGGGCGAGAGCGAGGAGGCCTTCGCCACCCGGCTGGCCGAGCAGCTGGAGGCGCTGATCCTGGCAGAGGGGCCGGACACCATCGCCGCCATGTTCGCCGAGCCGGTGATGGGCGCCGGCGGCGTCGTGGTCCCGCCCGCGACCTACTTCGCCAAGATCCAGCCGGTGTTGAAGAAATACGACATCCTGCTGGTCGCCGACGAGGTGATCTGCGGTTTCGGCCGCACCGGCAATTTCTGGGGCAGCCAGACCATGGGCATGCAGCCGGACATCCTGACCTGCGCCAAGCAGCTGTCGTCCGGCTATCTGCCGATCTCCGCCGTGATGGTGTCGGACGCGGTCTATCGCGCCTGCGTCGAGGAGAGCAGGAAGATCGGCACCTTCGGCCACGGCTACACCTATTCCGCCCATCCGGTGGCGGCGGCGGTGGCGCTGGAGACGCTGAAGATCTACGAGGAGCGCGACATCGTCGGCCATGTCCGCTCGATCGCCCCGGCCTTCCAGAGCCGGCTGAAGGCGCTGGCCGAGCATCCGCTGGTCGGCGAGGCCCGCGGCATCGGCCTGATCGGCGCTGTGGAGCTGGTGGCCGACAAGGCGACCAAGACCCCGTTCGACCCGGTCGGCCGCGCCGGTGCGGTGGTCAACGGCCTGACCCAGGACAACGGCCTGATCGTCCGCGCCATGGGCGATTCGATCGCGCTGTGCCCGCCGCTGGTGATCACCGAGGCGGAAGTCCACGAGACCTTCGACCGCCTGACCAAGGCGCTCGACGCCGCGGTCCCGGTGCTGCGCGGGTAA
- a CDS encoding class I SAM-dependent methyltransferase — protein MSIDDLRAQYEAYPYPARNPADEGKRLITGSPSHLDELVQHVFGGRIDHARPLRVLVAGGGTGDGTIMLAQQMADAGNPGRIAYIDLSDASRAVAEARAGARGLTNIDFQRGSLLELDGLVAEAGPFDYIDCCGVLHHLDDPAAGLRSLAAALAPGGGIGIMVYAPHGRTGVYPMQEALRGMTDGLPPAEKVALARRLIQALPPTNWLLNNPHIGDHRLADANLYDLLLHSCDRPYSVPQLAELAESAGLAVATLIDPLRYEPSLWIKDARVLKRLEGMGPLERAAWTERITGAFTKHIAYLLRPADLAGARIAPDAPEVVPVLRDLDGAVVAKSVPPGGSLEFDLMGSVVALPLPRLAGPILARIDGKTSLGALHAAIEPTAKVSWDQFLAQFRQLFDALGGLGKMHLRRG, from the coding sequence ATGAGCATCGACGACCTGCGTGCCCAGTACGAAGCCTATCCCTACCCGGCGCGCAATCCGGCCGACGAGGGCAAGCGCCTGATCACCGGCTCGCCCAGCCATCTGGACGAGCTGGTCCAGCATGTCTTCGGCGGCCGGATCGATCATGCCAGGCCGCTGCGCGTGCTGGTGGCCGGCGGCGGCACCGGGGACGGCACCATCATGCTGGCCCAGCAGATGGCCGATGCCGGCAATCCGGGGCGCATCGCCTATATCGACCTGTCCGACGCCAGCCGCGCCGTCGCCGAGGCGCGGGCCGGGGCGCGCGGCCTGACCAACATCGACTTTCAACGGGGCTCGCTGCTGGAGCTGGACGGGCTGGTGGCCGAGGCCGGGCCGTTCGACTACATCGACTGCTGCGGCGTGCTGCACCATCTGGACGACCCGGCGGCCGGCCTGCGCTCGCTGGCCGCGGCGCTGGCGCCCGGCGGCGGCATCGGCATCATGGTCTACGCTCCCCATGGCCGAACCGGCGTCTATCCGATGCAGGAGGCGCTGCGCGGCATGACCGACGGGCTGCCGCCGGCCGAGAAGGTGGCGCTGGCCCGTCGGCTGATCCAGGCGCTGCCGCCGACCAACTGGCTGCTGAACAACCCGCACATCGGCGACCACCGGCTGGCCGACGCCAATCTCTACGACCTGCTGCTGCACAGCTGCGACCGGCCCTACAGCGTGCCGCAGCTGGCGGAGCTGGCGGAGAGCGCCGGGCTCGCCGTCGCGACGCTGATCGACCCGCTGCGCTACGAGCCGTCGCTGTGGATCAAGGACGCCCGCGTCCTGAAGCGGCTGGAGGGGATGGGGCCGCTGGAGCGTGCCGCCTGGACCGAGCGCATCACCGGCGCCTTCACCAAGCACATCGCCTATCTGCTGCGCCCGGCCGATCTGGCGGGCGCCCGCATCGCGCCGGACGCGCCGGAGGTGGTTCCGGTGCTGCGCGACCTCGACGGCGCGGTCGTGGCGAAGAGCGTGCCGCCGGGCGGCAGCCTGGAATTCGACCTGATGGGCAGCGTCGTGGCCCTGCCGCTGCCCCGGCTGGCCGGCCCGATCCTGGCGCGGATCGACGGCAAGACCAGCCTCGGCGCCCTGCATGCCGCCATCGAGCCGACGGCGAAGGTGAGCTGGGACCAGTTCCTCGCCCAGTTCCGCCAGCTGTTCGACGCGCTGGGCGGGCTGGGCAAGATGCATCTGCGGCGGGGGTGA
- a CDS encoding asparaginase: protein MSTDHTHDHSSCGGGGDHHHHGHPHAPGAEGRADLSGPAESPITVEVTRGSLVESLHRARACIVDAGGHVLASWGDIDAPVYPRSAIKSLQAIPLVESGALDAFGLGDEELALACASHNGEAQHTELVRAWAERVGLTPDDYECGAQIPYDAATAADLVRRGEAPTVFHNNCSGKHSGFLTTAKHRRERLKGYVRYEHPVQQRILGVMEQMTGQNLFGAPWGVDGCSIPTVGIPLGAIAYAMARIADPVDLPDARAQAVTRIAAAWGRHPFLIGGSGTFDTALMEAAEGAVLVKGGAEGVGCAVIPEQGIGIALKIEDGAARAREVALAALIRSTGALSEAQWARVPNLLAAPLLNRAGARVGEVRPAAGWPG, encoded by the coding sequence ATGAGCACAGACCATACCCATGACCATTCGTCCTGCGGCGGCGGTGGGGACCACCACCATCACGGCCACCCCCATGCTCCGGGAGCGGAGGGCCGCGCCGACCTCTCCGGCCCGGCGGAAAGCCCGATCACGGTGGAGGTGACGCGCGGCAGCCTGGTGGAATCGCTGCACCGCGCCCGCGCCTGCATCGTCGATGCCGGCGGCCATGTGCTGGCCAGCTGGGGCGACATCGACGCGCCGGTCTACCCGCGCTCCGCCATCAAGTCGCTGCAGGCGATCCCGCTGGTCGAAAGCGGCGCGCTCGACGCCTTCGGGCTGGGCGACGAGGAGCTGGCGCTGGCCTGCGCCTCCCACAATGGCGAGGCGCAGCATACCGAACTGGTGCGCGCCTGGGCCGAGCGGGTCGGGCTGACGCCGGACGATTACGAATGCGGCGCGCAGATCCCCTATGATGCCGCGACCGCCGCGGATCTGGTCCGCCGCGGCGAGGCGCCGACCGTCTTCCATAACAATTGCTCCGGCAAGCACAGCGGCTTCCTGACCACGGCGAAGCACCGGCGCGAGCGGCTGAAGGGCTATGTCCGCTACGAGCATCCGGTGCAGCAGCGCATCCTCGGCGTGATGGAGCAGATGACCGGGCAGAACCTGTTCGGCGCGCCCTGGGGCGTCGACGGCTGCTCGATCCCGACCGTCGGCATCCCGCTGGGCGCCATCGCCTATGCCATGGCCCGCATCGCCGACCCGGTCGACCTGCCGGACGCGCGGGCGCAGGCCGTCACCCGCATCGCCGCCGCCTGGGGCCGGCACCCGTTCCTGATCGGCGGCAGCGGAACCTTCGACACCGCGCTGATGGAGGCGGCCGAGGGGGCCGTGCTGGTCAAGGGCGGGGCCGAGGGGGTCGGCTGCGCCGTGATCCCGGAACAGGGCATCGGTATCGCGCTGAAGATCGAGGACGGCGCCGCCCGTGCCCGCGAGGTGGCGCTGGCCGCCCTGATCCGCTCGACCGGGGCGCTGAGCGAGGCGCAATGGGCGCGGGTGCCGAATCTGCTGGCCGCGCCGCTGCTGAACCGTGCCGGCGCCAGGGTGGGCGAGGTGCGGCCGGCGGCGGGCTGGCCGGGCTGA
- a CDS encoding RNA methyltransferase gives MRGYFGIGVERISKPGNVGNLMRTAHAFGASFFFAIDAEPDLRETKLVDTSGATLHLPLYIHDRVADFTLPKDCALVGVELTDDAVELPSFRHPSRAAYVLGPERDSLSPALLARCDHVVKIPMSFCINVGVAGALVMYDRMISMGRFAERPVRPGGPLEPPALHKHGKQIMRKAERRRRIRGEQKPVAAIDPDDSDE, from the coding sequence ATGCGCGGTTATTTCGGAATCGGGGTGGAGCGGATCAGCAAGCCCGGCAATGTCGGCAACCTGATGCGCACCGCCCATGCCTTCGGCGCCTCCTTCTTCTTCGCCATCGATGCGGAACCGGACCTGCGCGAGACGAAGCTGGTCGACACCTCCGGCGCGACGCTGCACCTGCCGCTCTACATCCATGACCGGGTCGCCGACTTCACCCTGCCCAAGGACTGCGCGCTGGTCGGGGTCGAGCTGACCGACGACGCGGTCGAGCTTCCCAGCTTCCGCCACCCGTCGCGCGCCGCCTATGTGCTGGGGCCGGAGCGCGACAGCCTGTCGCCCGCCCTGCTGGCGCGCTGCGACCATGTGGTGAAGATCCCGATGTCCTTCTGCATCAATGTCGGCGTCGCCGGGGCGCTGGTGATGTATGACCGGATGATCTCGATGGGCCGTTTCGCCGAACGGCCGGTCCGTCCCGGCGGCCCGCTGGAGCCGCCGGCCCTGCACAAGCACGGCAAGCAGATCATGCGCAAGGCCGAGCGCCGCCGCCGCATCCGCGGCGAACAGAAGCCGGTGGCCGCCATCGATCCGGACGACAGCGACGAGTAA
- a CDS encoding class I SAM-dependent methyltransferase, with amino-acid sequence MPTPHPLSPPSPWVERFAPLVRAGGGVLDLACGGGRHLRLFRSRGHPVTGIDRDLGGVADLEGSAGVALLQADLEGGPLDSLPGGGGFAGIVVTNYLHRPLFPAILAALEPGGLLIYETFADGNARFGRPSSPDFLLRPGELLEAVRGTLQVVAFEQGEVAVPKPAVVQRLCAVAGQEPLRI; translated from the coding sequence ATGCCGACTCCGCATCCCCTGTCGCCGCCCTCGCCCTGGGTGGAGCGTTTCGCCCCGCTGGTCCGCGCCGGCGGCGGCGTGCTCGACCTCGCCTGCGGCGGCGGCCGGCATCTGCGGCTGTTCCGGTCGCGCGGCCATCCCGTCACCGGCATCGACCGCGACCTCGGCGGCGTCGCCGACCTGGAAGGGAGCGCGGGTGTCGCCCTGCTGCAGGCCGACCTGGAGGGCGGGCCGCTGGACAGCCTGCCGGGCGGCGGTGGCTTCGCCGGGATCGTCGTCACCAACTACCTGCACCGGCCGCTCTTCCCCGCCATCCTGGCGGCGCTGGAGCCGGGCGGGCTGCTGATCTACGAAACCTTCGCCGACGGCAACGCCCGCTTCGGCCGGCCGTCCTCCCCCGATTTCCTGCTGCGGCCGGGCGAGCTGCTGGAGGCGGTGCGCGGCACCCTCCAGGTGGTGGCCTTCGAGCAGGGGGAGGTGGCGGTGCCCAAGCCCGCCGTGGTGCAGCGCCTCTGTGCCGTTGCCGGACAGGAGCCCCTGCGGATCTGA
- a CDS encoding DUF1178 family protein: protein MILFALRCSADHRFEAWFRNGAAYDEQAAAHQIACPICGDTVVGKAPMAPRIAKGVAKAADRAREQAEAAAADAPPTQAAPSAAPAPASGPAAAPATLPVPIPAPVPLPSAADMVAALPPSLNDAQREAVAEVMRQLTEVRRSVEKNCDYVGDRFAEEARRIHYGETDPRGIYGEASDEDVAELHEEGVTFHRIPWIPRSDS from the coding sequence ATGATCCTCTTCGCGTTGAGATGCTCGGCCGACCACCGGTTCGAGGCGTGGTTCCGCAACGGCGCCGCCTATGACGAGCAGGCGGCGGCGCACCAGATCGCCTGCCCGATCTGCGGCGACACCGTCGTCGGCAAGGCGCCGATGGCCCCCCGCATCGCCAAGGGCGTCGCCAAGGCGGCCGACCGCGCCCGCGAGCAGGCCGAAGCGGCCGCCGCCGACGCGCCGCCGACGCAGGCCGCGCCGTCAGCAGCCCCTGCCCCTGCCTCCGGCCCTGCCGCCGCTCCCGCCACCCTGCCGGTGCCGATCCCGGCGCCCGTCCCGCTGCCCAGCGCGGCGGACATGGTGGCGGCGCTGCCGCCCAGCCTGAACGACGCCCAGCGCGAGGCGGTGGCCGAGGTGATGCGGCAACTGACCGAGGTGCGGCGCAGCGTCGAGAAGAACTGCGACTATGTCGGCGACCGCTTCGCCGAGGAGGCGCGGCGCATCCATTACGGCGAGACCGATCCGCGCGGCATCTATGGCGAGGCGTCGGACGAGGACGTCGCCGAACTCCACGAAGAGGGTGTGACATTTCACCGCATCCCCTGGATTCCGCGCAGCGATTCCTAA
- a CDS encoding DUF485 domain-containing protein: MSQNAQRIVNNPKFQELVAKRSAFAWTLSIAMLVIYFGFILLVAFGKGFLGTPIGSGVTTWGIPVGVFTIVSAFILTGIYVNRANGEFDELNRQILEESK, translated from the coding sequence ATGAGTCAAAATGCACAACGGATTGTAAACAATCCAAAGTTCCAGGAGCTGGTGGCGAAGCGCTCCGCCTTCGCCTGGACTTTGTCGATCGCCATGCTCGTCATCTATTTCGGTTTCATTCTGCTGGTGGCGTTCGGGAAGGGCTTCCTGGGCACGCCGATCGGCTCCGGTGTCACGACCTGGGGCATTCCCGTCGGCGTCTTCACCATCGTGTCCGCCTTCATCCTGACCGGGATCTACGTCAACCGGGCGAACGGCGAATTCGACGAGCTGAACCGCCAGATCCTGGAGGAATCGAAGTGA
- a CDS encoding cation acetate symporter, with translation MRATTRLTAAAAAAGVLVPACGYADAIGGAVQKQATNWSAIIMFLIFVLLTLGITFWAARRTKSAKDFYAAGGGITGFQNGLAIAGDYMSAASFLGIAGLVYASGFDGLIYSVGWLVGWPIVLFLIAERLRNLGKYTFADVASYRFQQTPIRTLSACGSLATVTFYLIAQMVGAGKLIQLLFGLDYLVAVILVGVLMIGYVTFGGMLATTWVQIIKAVMLLSGASFMAFMILARFGFSPEAMFKAAVELHPKGLAIMSPGTLVSDPVSAISLGMALMFGTAGLPHILMRFFTVSDAKEARKSVFYATGFIGYFYILTFIIGFGAILMILAPDATGAYPFLTAAPLAGAKAVIANVIGGTNMAAIHTAHAVGGDLFYGFISAVAFATILAVVAGLTLAGASAVSHDLYASVFAKGRANEADEIRVSKITTVVIGIVSIVLGVAFENQNVAFMVGLAFVIAASANFPILLMSMFWGKMTTRGAVLGGGLGLVSAIVLLVLGPTVWKAVLGNPTAIFPYDNPGLFSILLSFAGIWFFSITDNSEQAQKERRAFEAQYIRSQTGLGAEGASAH, from the coding sequence ATGCGCGCCACCACCCGTCTCACCGCAGCAGCAGCCGCGGCCGGCGTGCTGGTTCCCGCCTGCGGCTATGCCGACGCCATCGGCGGCGCCGTGCAGAAGCAGGCGACGAACTGGTCCGCCATCATCATGTTCCTGATCTTCGTGCTGCTCACGCTGGGCATCACCTTCTGGGCCGCCCGCCGCACCAAGTCGGCCAAGGACTTCTACGCTGCCGGCGGCGGCATCACCGGCTTCCAGAACGGGCTGGCCATCGCCGGCGACTACATGTCGGCGGCCTCCTTCCTCGGCATCGCCGGCCTCGTCTACGCGTCGGGCTTCGACGGGCTGATCTATTCGGTGGGCTGGCTGGTCGGCTGGCCGATCGTGCTGTTCCTGATCGCGGAGCGGCTGCGCAACCTCGGCAAATACACCTTCGCCGACGTCGCCTCCTACCGCTTCCAGCAGACGCCGATCCGCACCCTGTCGGCCTGCGGCTCGCTGGCGACCGTCACCTTCTACCTGATCGCCCAGATGGTCGGCGCCGGCAAGCTGATCCAGCTGCTGTTCGGTCTGGACTATCTGGTCGCCGTCATCCTCGTCGGCGTGCTGATGATCGGCTACGTCACCTTCGGCGGCATGCTGGCGACGACCTGGGTGCAGATCATCAAGGCGGTGATGCTGCTGTCCGGCGCCTCCTTCATGGCCTTCATGATCCTCGCCAGGTTCGGCTTCAGCCCCGAGGCGATGTTCAAGGCCGCGGTCGAGCTGCACCCGAAGGGTCTGGCGATCATGTCGCCCGGCACGCTGGTCTCCGACCCTGTCTCGGCAATCTCGCTGGGCATGGCGCTGATGTTCGGCACCGCCGGCCTGCCGCACATCCTGATGCGCTTCTTCACGGTGTCTGACGCCAAGGAAGCCCGCAAGTCGGTCTTCTACGCCACCGGCTTCATCGGCTACTTCTACATCCTGACCTTCATCATCGGCTTCGGCGCCATCCTGATGATCCTGGCCCCCGACGCCACCGGCGCCTATCCGTTCCTGACCGCGGCCCCGCTGGCCGGCGCCAAGGCGGTGATCGCCAACGTCATCGGCGGCACCAACATGGCGGCCATCCACACCGCCCATGCGGTCGGCGGCGACCTGTTCTACGGCTTCATCTCGGCGGTCGCCTTCGCCACCATCCTGGCGGTGGTCGCCGGCCTGACGCTGGCCGGCGCCTCGGCGGTCTCCCATGACCTCTACGCCTCGGTCTTCGCCAAGGGCCGCGCCAACGAGGCCGACGAAATCCGCGTGTCGAAGATCACCACCGTCGTCATCGGCATCGTCTCGATCGTGCTGGGCGTCGCCTTCGAGAACCAGAACGTCGCCTTCATGGTCGGTCTGGCCTTCGTCATCGCCGCCTCGGCCAACTTCCCGATCCTGCTGATGTCGATGTTCTGGGGCAAGATGACCACCCGCGGCGCGGTGCTGGGCGGCGGCCTGGGGCTGGTCTCGGCGATCGTCCTGCTGGTGCTCGGTCCGACCGTGTGGAAGGCCGTGCTGGGCAACCCGACCGCGATCTTCCCGTACGACAACCCGGGCCTGTTCTCGATCCTGCTGTCCTTCGCCGGTATCTGGTTCTTCTCGATCACCGACAACAGCGAGCAGGCGCAGAAGGAGCGCCGCGCCTTCGAGGCCCAGTATATCCGGTCGCAGACCGGCCTGGGTGCCGAGGGGGCGTCCGCCCACTGA
- a CDS encoding DUF294 nucleotidyltransferase-like domain-containing protein, with protein sequence MPRLFDDGARPVQHAMPTAPSGQGTSGHGPSGPGAFDFGRPPFDRLTADQRAMLAGALDIALYPRDAVVLCREEPVDSLFVVLRGSVQERRGGEVAAVHGPGDRFGLQALYGRAGGKAGGDADAEGTAARRFVAADECVCHLIPRAALEALAADNPEFGAAILGGFAQRMRDLAVERSHREMAALTMARIRQAHLHPPLFVDAAASLREAAEAMKRNRASSVLVRGGDGRTGILTGTDLRDLVVLDGRPVSDPVGPLARYGLLTLERDDLLFNALVLMTRHAVRRVVVTENGAIVGLLGQSDLLAVLSNHSQVIGVQVEHATDPADLGRASRSIVELIRTLHATGVKVAFIADLVTELNRRIFRKLFELLAPPELLANSCLIVMGSEGRGEQLLKTDQDNGLILRDGFTCADLPAIAAEFTRHLVAFGYPPCPGNIMLSNPDWTRPLAGYKDAIFGWIHRPDEAAQMNLAIFYDAAPVAGDPALLADAKAYLLGRLQDNQMFFSQFARPTLSFDTPSGLFAALFERRRAEPVDIKKAGIFPIVHGVRALALEKHRTETNTVERIQVLAELGALDRKMAADLIEAFAILSTIRLKARVDLPDKEAPDEEGAELAIDNLVHPDRLGKLDRDQFNDCLALVKSFKELIAHHFRLNH encoded by the coding sequence ATGCCCCGCCTTTTCGACGACGGAGCCCGCCCCGTGCAGCATGCGATGCCGACCGCCCCTTCCGGCCAGGGCACTTCCGGTCACGGCCCATCCGGGCCGGGCGCCTTCGATTTCGGCCGGCCGCCCTTCGACCGCCTGACGGCCGACCAGCGGGCGATGCTGGCCGGCGCGCTCGACATCGCGCTCTACCCGCGCGACGCCGTCGTCCTGTGCCGGGAGGAGCCGGTCGACTCGCTGTTCGTCGTGCTGCGCGGATCGGTGCAGGAACGCCGCGGCGGCGAGGTGGCGGCGGTGCATGGGCCGGGCGACCGCTTCGGGCTGCAAGCGCTTTACGGCAGGGCGGGAGGCAAGGCGGGAGGCGATGCCGATGCCGAGGGCACCGCCGCCCGCCGCTTCGTCGCGGCCGACGAGTGCGTCTGCCACCTGATCCCGCGTGCGGCACTGGAGGCGCTGGCCGCCGACAATCCGGAGTTCGGCGCCGCGATCCTGGGCGGGTTCGCGCAGCGCATGCGCGATCTGGCGGTGGAGCGCTCCCACCGCGAGATGGCGGCGCTGACCATGGCCCGCATCCGGCAGGCCCACCTGCACCCGCCGCTGTTCGTCGACGCGGCGGCAAGCCTGCGCGAGGCGGCCGAGGCGATGAAGCGCAACCGCGCCAGCAGCGTGCTGGTGCGCGGCGGCGACGGGCGCACCGGCATCCTGACCGGCACCGACCTGCGCGACCTCGTGGTGCTGGACGGCCGGCCGGTGAGCGATCCGGTCGGGCCGCTCGCCCGCTACGGGCTGCTGACGCTGGAGCGCGACGACCTGCTGTTCAACGCGCTGGTGCTGATGACCCGCCATGCGGTGCGCCGCGTCGTGGTGACGGAGAACGGGGCCATCGTCGGGCTGCTGGGGCAGAGCGACCTGCTGGCGGTGCTGTCCAACCATTCCCAGGTCATCGGGGTGCAGGTGGAGCATGCGACTGACCCGGCCGACCTCGGCCGGGCCAGCCGCTCGATCGTCGAGCTGATCCGCACGCTGCACGCCACCGGGGTCAAGGTCGCCTTCATCGCCGACCTCGTGACCGAGCTGAACCGCCGCATCTTCCGCAAGCTGTTCGAGCTGCTGGCCCCGCCCGAGCTGCTGGCCAATTCCTGCCTGATCGTGATGGGCAGCGAGGGGCGCGGCGAACAGCTGCTGAAGACCGACCAGGACAACGGCCTGATCCTGCGCGACGGCTTCACCTGCGCCGACCTGCCCGCCATCGCCGCCGAATTCACCCGCCATCTGGTCGCGTTCGGCTATCCGCCCTGCCCCGGCAACATCATGCTGTCGAACCCGGACTGGACCCGGCCGCTCGCCGGCTACAAGGATGCGATCTTCGGCTGGATCCACCGCCCGGACGAGGCGGCGCAGATGAACCTCGCCATCTTCTACGACGCCGCCCCGGTGGCCGGCGATCCCGCGCTGCTGGCCGACGCCAAGGCCTATCTGCTGGGCCGGCTGCAGGACAACCAGATGTTCTTCAGCCAGTTCGCCCGGCCGACCCTGTCCTTCGACACGCCGAGCGGCCTGTTCGCCGCCTTGTTCGAGCGGCGCCGGGCGGAGCCGGTGGACATCAAGAAGGCCGGCATCTTCCCCATCGTCCACGGCGTCCGCGCGCTGGCGCTGGAGAAGCACCGGACGGAGACCAACACGGTGGAGCGCATCCAGGTGCTGGCCGAGCTGGGGGCGCTCGACCGCAAGATGGCCGCCGACCTGATCGAGGCCTTCGCCATCCTGTCGACCATCCGCCTGAAGGCGCGCGTCGACCTGCCGGACAAGGAGGCGCCCGACGAAGAGGGAGCCGAGCTTGCGATCGACAACCTCGTCCACCCGGACCGGCTGGGCAAGCTCGACCGCGACCAGTTCAACGACTGCCTGGCCCTGGTGAAGAGCTTCAAGGAGCTGATCGCCCACCATTTCCGCCTGAACCATTGA
- a CDS encoding DNA polymerase III, with translation MAHSDHTHADRRERVAIHCEATGFDQEAARPLSFAAIRIRGPRILAGSALRLYPGSDTGMAEAGDRLHAFIGDRPLIGYYLDFSVAMAERLTGRPLSDERVEVSSLYYDRKIRSLSKQAVDLRLDSMVRDLDLPVQPDGAFGIALAAAMAWLRLTQDSR, from the coding sequence ATGGCTCATTCCGACCACACCCACGCCGACCGCAGGGAGCGGGTGGCGATCCATTGCGAGGCCACCGGCTTCGATCAGGAGGCGGCCCGGCCGCTGTCCTTCGCCGCCATCCGCATCCGCGGCCCGCGCATCCTGGCCGGCAGCGCGCTGCGGCTCTATCCCGGCAGCGACACCGGCATGGCGGAGGCCGGCGACCGCCTGCACGCCTTCATCGGCGACCGGCCGCTGATCGGCTATTACCTGGATTTCTCCGTCGCCATGGCGGAGCGGCTGACCGGCCGTCCGCTGTCCGACGAGCGGGTCGAGGTGTCCAGCCTCTACTACGACCGCAAGATCCGCAGCCTGTCGAAGCAGGCGGTCGATTTGCGGCTGGACAGCATGGTCCGCGACCTCGACCTGCCGGTGCAGCCCGACGGCGCCTTCGGCATCGCGCTGGCCGCGGCAATGGCGTGGCTGCGGCTGACACAGGACAGCCGCTGA